The sequence GGATAAAAATATTAAGTTTGTTTTAATTCTgcttagagttttttttttaattattattatttagttattttttactgtaatgaCTATTACACTCTTCTACAGCTCACAAGTACTTCATAAACCATTTACATCTCAAAAGCTATTTACAAGTTGGGaatgttccttttctttttaacttcaatttaaaataattagttACCACTTTGAATCTTTTGGGACTTGTGGGTTTAGATTTTCTCCTAACATAGAAAGGGTGGTCTGGTGTTTCCTGTCTAAAGCAGATATTGTAGAAGTCCATTCTGATGATCCACTTGcaggcaaatagatccatgtacgtcttggatttcctcgtctgagctggaatctggctcacaactgtacggctggaaggctccaatattgctcaacgTTTTTGTTGTACCAATATTGTCAGGTTGGAGGGGGGCGTGAGGGGCTGgaaactagcgggagagcgttTAAACAcaagtcagaggcaaatttgTGATGGACTGCCggtctgcagaagctatgtcctggAAAGCGacccaggttttttttattttggttaaaagtGGAATAATCTTAGTTAAAAGAcccctggaaatgcttttaaaatagatcaaaagatgattggagtggaatcttaaaaaaaaaagtcctcaggAAGACGAGAAGGACTTGTGGCTTTTGCTAAAACCAGCCCTCTTCTCCACAGGAATTACCTGGGTGCTGGTTTACCGGACTGAGAAGTACAAGAGGCTGAAGGCCGAGGTGGAAAAGCAGAGCAAAAAGCGTGAGTGGCTGCAGCCTCACCGTTTTTGAAACAACTGCACTGATCGCTTTTCTTCACCATACATCTTTGTGATTTCCAGTTGAGAAGAAAAAGGAGACCATTACAGAGTCTGCTGGACgtcaacagaagaagaagattgGTAAGAAGAGCTCTGGCTCCTCCCTGCATTCGTCATATCCATGCTACTTTTTTGCTGACTGGTGCGCTGCTCTGTTGCAGAGAGGCAGGAGGAGAAGCTGAAGAACAACAACAGAGATCTGTCCATGGTGAGGAGGGACGTGCTGGAAGTTGCCCTGCTCAGAAACTCTTAACCTGTTTGTGCGTTTGCTGCTTGTAGGTTCGCATGAAGTCCATGTTTGCCATTGGCTTCTGCTTCACGGCGCTGATGGGAATGTTCAACTCCATGTAAGTGGCCTAGAGGTCTTCAGATGAAGACTCTGCTCCCTCAGATGTACAATCCTGCTTTGTTTGCCTGACATTTATACCCAACATAAATGATTACCGATTAGATCCACATATTTAATAGTCGGTtgatcttgaggaccaggattgaAATGCACTGACGGCCGTCTGTGCTCAGTTTCGATGGCAGGGTCGTGGCAAAGCTGCCCTTCGTGCCGCTGTCTTACATCCAGGGGCTGTCGCACCGTAACCTGCTGGGCGAAGATTACACCGACTgctccttcatcttcctctaCATCCTCTGCACCATGTCCATCAGACAGGTGAGCCTCCATACTCTCAGTAAACCACAGAGCGCCGGAGCTCGGACAGACAAAGTCAAATGGACTGCAGACTGAGTGTGAGCTTGTCAGGGCAGAAGTTATGctcctgtttttgttcaggAGACTCGAGGAGCTGCTGAGGAAGAGTGGATGTAGCAGTTGAGAGGCTGAGAAGtgttttcagtcttttctgTAGCAAAACATTGGAAGTGAGCTGCCAACGGTCTGACCCTTTTAGGAGGACGCTTGACACGGGACCataaaacatgaaattaaagacaaaatacCCTAAGATTGTGTGTAGTTAAGATGTTTGATCTCAAAACATTAAGTTTTGTTCCAATCTAGCAGGGTGTCCTCGATCCTCTTCTTCACAGATGTCACATATCTCTTCAGACAGCTTGATTGTTCACAAGGAACCTGTCatgatttgttttctgttacaggaagtgttttgtttttgtggggcTCGATGAGGCGTTTGGGTTTGGGAACAGCAGCTCCCTGCAGACGGATACCTAGAATGTTAATGATCTATCTCTGTcagaaaatgcatttctgattaaGTCTTTGTCCTGTTTCTGCAGAATATTCAGAAAATGCTCGGCCTCGCTCCCTCCAGAGCTGCTACCAAGCAGGCAGGGGGCTTCCTGGGACCACCTCCCCAGGCGGCAAAGTTTTCATAACCAGCATGTGAGCGTGGCGCACCCTTCAGGGCAAAGGTGAAGAGCACGGCTTCCTATTCGGAACCCATAAATGTTGATTTAACTTATAAATGCTTTCTTTACTCATTAGAgaagttaaaaatgtaaactgcTCTTCATCTTTGTTAGTGACTGCTGTGTCTCTCTTTGcatgtcaataaagtttgttttgactCAAAACTGTTGTTAAGGGCAGCTTTTATTATATTCAAGCTAAAGAAATGATATTTATTGATCTTAAAAATGGATTCAAAGGTATTTTCAAAGCACCATTGGACAATAGACACACAAATTATTcaaacaatgaaagaaaaagataaaaacagaatttttgctTTAGTTCCTACAGTTTCAGACTTTATTTAACATTgctgcattcttttttttaacttcatgcTTTGTGATCTTTGCCTTTTCATTTAAATCCAGctttttgtattctttttaaTATAAGTATATGGTTGACTTTTagctctttttaaaataaatagttaaGCCAAGTCGACATATGGGTTAAGGCTTGCTGTGGTGCTGCCTGAAGATAAGCTTACCATGTTAACCTTTGGTCTTTCTGAGAAAGATTGCTTCACTTTTCATTGAAACAAATGCATCATTGTGAACGTATTGATGCCTTTTGGATTAGAATTACAGTGAATTACACTTTGAATGCAATTGTCAGAAGCCACTGCTCTATAAGCATCCCAAACATCCTCGGAGTCtttaactcctttttttttaaactgttctaGTTATTAAGATAGATTAATAAAATATTCCAATTTAATCTGATGTTTTTAAGCAACAGTTTCAATGTAGATGTTTCAATGAATCAAATTGTTTCcaacaatgaaaaacattttaaaaaaaacttttttttcaaacaaagaagTGTAATTATTGCTattattacttttaaaagttttgtgtaaaataaataattacaaaaaaagctaaGGGAAAAAAGTACAGCCTTTTATAGgagtacatttgtttttaaagttacttCAGTAAATGTAACTGGTTTATTGTTCACTGCTGCTGCttagatttgtgtgttttaaagttttattatgTTGACTCCcgtgaaacataaaaacattgtaattttttgtCCGTGGGCTGAGATAAAgtccaaagctttttttttgtgtttagtaaTGTTGGGGTTTTGCAtcacttttttgtcattttcatgaAATTGGGAGAAACAGTCAAGGAAATCATACGTGGGTTCAACTGGCATAAACTCAGATCTACCGTTTTAGATATCTGCACAGCTCCTCGTCTTAAATTTAATCCTGCATCATTACTTGACCAGGTAAGTAGAAACATTACCCTCATAATCTGAGCCCCGGCTTTGCTCCATTTACCTGTAATTCTACTAGATCTGTCAGACCaacagatttattttcacattcataGAGAAAATGTCGAAGCGTTTTAATGAATatcagtttgacatttttttttaaattagaactTATGTGGAAATACAAATCATAGGGTTTCTGCATATTTAAGTTACGGTAAATGATCACATGCTGAAATCACTGTAATTTTTGATGATTTGTTTCTGAAAGTATTTTAGTTTTGTCTCATCAGGTGGTCTGGTCTGAACAGGATTCATATTTCATATCATAAACCACATGCTTAACACATTCTGGATGATGATCTTATGCCATTCAATTTAAAAACCACTTCTTTTGAGAGgggaatttgtttttctttttttaaataaactttagaaaaatgttttttttttatctctaaaggttttcttttaaaagcttGATTTTCaaatctccttttctttttctttttaaagaacagATGTATTATTTAATATCCACCCATTcattttcagaacctgctgtttcttttttggggtCATGAGGTCACTGGAGCCAACTCAGCACCTATTTGGCAAAGGCGGGGTTCACCCAAAACAAGTCACCCGTCTGATAAAGGGCTATGTATTTCAGGAATtaaggaataaaaacatttagcttAGCAGAAAActatcttttttggttttaataaaCTTAAATTTGCAGAGATTTATAAAGTCATGTGCATTCATGAACACGTCTTTATCACACCCACTATCATTAGGTCTGTTCAACCTGCAAGTGACCTGCATGTGACAGTAAGTACTTTTAAAAAAGTACTTACTGTCACATAGATGCAAGTATTTGAAAGAACTTCATCCAGAGCATCAGGCTATTAaagagaaatgtattttttcaaaacCAGATAAACTTCCATAATCTGAGTAAAGGATGCCAGATTATGCTGACGCTTATGACTAActacatgaaaaaaatctgataaattAGGAAATCAGACTTTGATTGGACTTTCGGTGAATGTGCAACAAGCTGTCTCTTGACCCCGCCCACTCGGAGGGTGCGTCCTCCTTATAAGGGACGTGCAGAAGTCCCCTCCCCCTGTTCCGTCAAAGTTCTGCTCCCCTCTGCTTGCATCCCGAACGGTGGGCATAAAACTAACTCTGAAGGGAGGATGGGGGCATCGCAGGGTCCATCGCTGTCGGTTCACACTTGTTTCTTCCTGCAGACATGTCGCTGGCTACTCTGGACTCAATGGGCGGAGCCTCCACGGGATCCGTGACGGTGACCGAGCAGCTCAACTTTTGGGCCGGGAGGCGCGTGGGGGGTCGGAACAGCGAGCATGCAGAGCCGGTGTTCGAGCCTGCCACAGGTGAGACAGATGACAGGATGACGGAGAAGTGCGTAGGCGTCATGAGGAGCGCGCGCAGATCATGTGACAAATGTGCGCGCGCGAGTGAACGATCATAGAGCCTCTTTCTGCAGCGCGTGGAAAACTACAACGTGAACAAgcaatatgcaacacttttacCCGCTATGGCAGAACAAAGCAAAAACTGTTCAGGTCACGTGACACGCTGTATGTTTTTCCATCAGAATTTTCTAAAATGGGTGGGGCAAATACGCCCCATTGCGAACCAGTGATCACTTGGTCATGACATATCAACTGACCACGCCTTCCCTATCGTTGCCAAGGGCATACTGTACTGTAAAACTACACAAAGAACCTTCTTTTTTTGGAGTGGAATAATAAGACAGACTGTTATATTGCACAGGTTCGCTTCACAACTTTTATACCTTTTTGTATAATACTTTTATGTTCCAGCGTCATTAGTAGGCAGACATCAATTCTTACAGCTGTGAAGAGAACACAGAGAGGTCCTTCTTATGATTCAAGATCAGCTGATGCTCTTTTTGCAAACATGAGTGGAAGACATCTTTCTGCAACTGAACAAGGACAAAATTCAGGTTTTAGTTATAAGTCTAAAGTCAAGAGATGGGAACAGCTGTTGGAAAATAGGACCACATCTTTGAAGCCCCTGTCCagtcgtcttttgatctattttcaaagtgtcaaTGTTGttcttagccaaaatcaaagaacctgtgttgtttctaggacagtttctgcagagcagctatagtacatcagaaattcgcctgtGAGTTGTGGGGTGGACTTTTGACTggaagtaagcctgccctcactctcctgctagcttccagctcctctcacccccaacctaacattagtggtgcaacagaaatggtgagcaatattgcagctatgcagccgtacagtttagatccagataccagctcagaccaggaagacgaagacgtacatgaatctaatCGTCTGCAAGGTGATCagcagaatggagtggagcagggagcttgtggcccgctcattgttgcttctacgtcacaaattagctctttttcaaacaccatttttttgGTCTGAATCACTGCGATTTGAATacaaaaatactcagaattgcaaATTTACGCCCAAGTTTATTTATACTTGTCCTCCATAACGAGGacaattccacaagaacatgttaagaacagcaaaatcactcttttcatctttaaatacattatatcttttctcttttaaacaCCTGAAGAACATTGCATCTCTCTCCTGGGTAAACACATAGATGTTGACAATTTTTAGTCCTTTAAATCATTGTAAAGctcatttttggtttaaaaaatattttatgccCAAAGGTATTTCCAAATTTAGCTGCTCGTGTACCAACACAAACGAGAAATTGAGCTCACATTACACCATTATTAACACTGCAACAGCTACCCATGGGTTTCAGGGTAAAttctaaattgtatttttatgatttttttttttttagtttatgaatGAGATTTGCTTATtagatttgcttttaaaaaacaaattcttacAGATGATGTGCTTAATCATGTGAGGCCTCTTTTTAGGACAGTTGATGCTCAGTTTGTCCCTGGCAGCAAACCTCTCAGACCTTTTTGTTGTGTCGTTGCAGGTCGAGTCCTGTGCCAGATGGTGCCCTGTGGAGCCGAGGAGGTGGATGAAGCCATAATGAGCGCTCACGCTGCCTACGTGCAGTGGAGCAAGAAGGCTGGCACGGAGAGGGCCCGGGTCATGCTGGAGGCAGCCCGCATCATCAGGGTGAGGAGGGGGCTTTGGTGTCATGATTGTTCAACAGAAACTGGGACTGGCATCTGCTGGCGTGCAGTGTGAGAACCGTTACTCATTAAAAACCCAAAGCTTCTGTGCGTCTCATCTTTTCTGAAGAAAGagtttgaactttgaacttGGCAGAAACTCTTAGAATTCCAGATTTATACACATCTCATTTCTCTTCTCATTTCTTTGAAACAGGAACGAAGGGAGAAGATTGCAAAGCTGGAAGTGATCAACAATGGCAAGTCCATCACTGAAGCCCTGGTGGACATCGACGTTTCCTGGCAGTGCATTGAGTACTACGCTGGTTTGGCTGGTACTCTTGCAGGTGGGGGCACCTCTGGTGCTTTTGGAGAAAAAGCATTTAGAAACTCTGTTAACCTTTTTCATTTGCATCTGTAACTGCAGGTCAGCACTTCCAGCTGCCTGGGGGGGCCTTTGCTTACACTAGGAGGGAGCCCCTTGGTGTGTGCGTGGGAATTGGTGCGTGGAACTACCCCTTCCAGATTGCAGCATGGAAGTCCGCTCCGGCTCTGGCGTGCGGTGGGTCTCTGCACCACAAGTCCCCCTTTTGATGAAGCGGAGAACGTACTAACAGCTGAGATGCTGCTGCTTTAACAGGAAACGCCATGGTGTTCAAGCCGTCTCCCTTTACGCCTGTGACCGCCGTCATACTGGCAGAGATCTACAAAGAGGCGGGGGTCCCTGATGGGCTCTTCTGTGtcgtccagggaggagcagagACGGGCTCACTGCTGTGCAATCACCCGAAGGTTGCCAAAGTCTCCTTCACCGGCAGCGTTCCAACGGGGAAAAAGGTGAACACTCATCCCtaggaagattaaaaaaatccctGGTATGAGAACGCTCAGCTCACATACAAAgataataaacaaactgaaccaAAGGAACAATTCAAAAATTTAACTTcgaaaccttaaaaaaaacattgatacgTTCTTGAAtgaatacttattttttttataaaccaagagaaaaaaatgtttctggttTAAAGTTCCACTATAAATCTCAATTTCACCAATAAATGTTCAACTTATGATTAAAAACTTAACTTTACAGTAGTTAAGTGAAGTTGAGCCCTATTGTCATTTTTAGAGTActttattttctgcactatttGGGGCGCACCGGAATCAgaagtactttattgatcccacacgtgggaaatttgttcgttaccatagcaactgacagcagagggggaaaaaaaagactaagaataatataaagaacaagaacaaagaaaatgtagcataaatgcaaacaacaagGTGGTatgatttaaaaagctattttcagAAAAGGCGCTCGGTCAATTGATTGGctatttttgaacttatgtCACATACGTGGAGCACTGAGctataaggcgcattaagcgTGACAAAACAGTCCAACTTCATTACCTGCATTTACAGTAACTCTAGCACTTGTTACACGCGacacgttagcatattcacgATACCTGGAACTCTCaaccgctaaaacaaacattactgtgattatgctaactcccaacattGTTTCTAacgtgtaaaaaataaaataaaacaaacaccgTTTGACGCCGCTACATGTGAGCCACGTTGGTGTTTTTACAATAACAACCAACCTTTTCtgcaactcataaaaaaaacagactgacatttttaacaaagtGCCGTGTACTTCTAAAAATCACTTTGACATCggtaaacacaaacagaattaATCCATACATGCGGTGATCCATTAATCTGTACATGAGAcggaagtcatttttttttaaaacagttaaaatctgccctatagtgcagaaaatgttGTGATAGTCAGTGAGACGTTTTTGAGGAATCGATGAaccatgaacttttttttttttttacacaaagcaGTCGTGATAAAATAAACTGCCTTCAGTTTAGCTGTGATACTACTATGATTTTTCTCGAAGCTTAACTTGAATCGAGATTCATGCAAAGGTTTAAGAGACACTTGAAAGACTGCAGGATTCAAACCGACGCCTCTGTGATCTCCAGGTCATGGAGATGTCCGCCAAGGGAGTGAAGCAGGTGACCCTGGAGCTTGGAGGAAAGTCACCGCTGATTATCTTCAAAGACTGTGATCTGGAGAATGCAGTGAAGGGTGCACTCATGGCAAACTTCCTCACACAGGGGCAGGTAACTTGTTTTCTGGGGGGgagggctgctgctgctgcttgtggTAAATGTCTCACTTGCACAGGTTTGCTGCAATGGGACCAGAGTGTTTGTGCATAAGGACATCCTGCCACAGTTCCTTGAGGAGGTGGTTAAGAGGACCAAAGCCATCGCCGTAGGTGACCCGCTCCTCGACAGCACCCGCATGGGGGCGCTGATCACCAAGCCCCACCTGGAGAAGGTGCTAGGGTTCGTCAGTCAGGCCAAGAAGGAGGTGTGCTGCAAAACATGACAAGCTGGAAGTTGATGACTTTCGAACTACCCCCTTGATGATGTGGAGATTTTTCCTGTAGGGGGGCCGTGTGCTTTGTGGAGGAGAGCCTTTTGTCCCAAGTGATCCCAAGCTGAAGGGGGGTTACTTCATGTCTCCCTGCATTCTCGGTGAGTTGGAACACATTCTCGTGTGCAGATGCTCCTCCCCCGGTCTGctcacctcccgtctctcctgCCACAGACAACTGCAGAGACGACATGACCTGCGTGAAGGAGGAGATCTTCGGCCCGGTCATGTCTGTCCTGCCGTTCGACACCGAAGAGGAGGTGATCCGGCGGGCCAACAACACCACCTTTGGACTGGCCTCTGGGGTTTTCACCAGGTCAGCAGAGAGCTGCAGACTGCGATAACGTTTGCTTTTAAGATAAAACTGCTTTATTGCATTTTCTGACCCTATTGCTGTCAAAGATTAACACTCCACAGTCTCTGGTAAGGTCTCACCTGAACTCTGTTCTTCGTCTGCAGAGACATTTCTCGAGCTCATCGTGTGGCTGCAAGTCTGGAGGCGGGGACCTGCTTCATCAACAATTACAACATCAGCCCAGTGGAGGTGCCATTTGGAGGGTATAAGATGTCAGGTGGggtcttgtaaaaaaaacaaaaaaaaacaagaggctTCTTGAGGAAAAATGGTGAAACCGAGTTCTTGATCTGTGCAGGCTTTGGCAGAGAGAACGGCCAGGTGACCATCGAGTACTACTCCCAGCTGAAGACGGTGGTGGTGGAAACAGGCGATGTGGAAAACTACTTCTAGAGTTTCCGTTTTACACTCATTTCAGAGCAATAAACGAAACTGTGCAGACCTGTTGAATGTGGATGTCCTATTTGAACTTTTCTGGAGtgtcttttattaactcttAAGTGTGTATGAACAGCTGGCATGATTCTTCAGGCTAATTTATTTTGTCACGTTGGACATTTGCTCATGCAAACATTATCTGAACTCTGATCCTGAAGTAAAAATAGCAGTTGCATATAGAGTTTACACTGCTAGAAACATtgatccatcttctaaaccacCTTTAttcatgtatataaaaaaaaagtatgctgGGTGTCCTAGAGCCCACCCAGCTACTGAAAGGCAAAGGTGGGATACACCCTGGGCAGTTCACCAGACCACTGCTGGGTCAAATGGTGTTAGGATTCAGTCTAAGAGACACTTTTGAGGTCTTAGGTCAGAGAGCTCTTCTCCAAGGTTGCACCAAACAATCAGGTCTCTGTTTTTATAAGGCTTGTATTTTAGTCTGATGCCTGGACCGGTGAATGTTAATAATAAAGCCGAACTAAATAGATAATGTTGATGACTCATAAACTTGAAAAGAACTGATTTTGTAATGGTTGGCCAAGATTCTGGGACATTTGGAGCTTCCACTAAAGATAACCAGAACAATATACAGCTTGTTACAGAAGACCCATgatcacacacagaaacaaaaacactaaacatatcatttgtttttaataaataccAGGAAGACTAAATTGTTTCTGCTCTGAGCTTTTATCTCTGTCTCCCTGTAAGCTGCACCTTCTCTGTGCTTCCTTCACAACTGTCTGCAGGACTCATCCTCTGATTCTGCTCTCAGCTCTTCAATTTCACTTTGGTTGCTgcaatttctcatttttttttagtcaacaCCATCGTTGATtctctattttaaaaaagtcagtATAGACTGGATTAATGACTCTGACGGGACAGTTCTAGTACATTATTTTGGCCTGGAACAGAGAATTTGGACGaaagaaaacaatattaaagGGTGCAAAACCCTcagaaacaaatatttattgaacaataaataaaaaaagaaaagaaaaaaacaagaggatGGGTGGTATGGGTACCTGCTGTAGCCACAAGGGAGCACAAACACACCGTCAGATTTGACCAGAGAAGAAGAagcatctcttttttttggaaagcgCAAAGCGGAAGTACAACCTAGAAGACTTCCGGGTCGCTGACAGATCAACAATGCAAGTGAGTCTGAAATAATTTCACTCGGTTGTCTGTGATTCTTCTGACCTACTGTGGACGATACTTTGGACTGATGCTAGCTCGGGCGCTGTGTAATCTGTCCGGGCCTCTCTGCTCgtcctttttgtgtttcagcAGCGGGAGGAGAAGCAGCTGGAGACGGCGGTGGAGTCTCTCATCTCCCGGGTGGCTCACGTTAAAAACGCCCTGAGCAGCTTCATCTACAAGCTGGAGAATGAGTACGAACGTCTGACATGGTGGGTCCTCCTGCCCTTATGACGTAACGTATCCCCCCTCCTTTGATTATGATAAATAAAAGCCTGGAAACATGCGAAGTTAACAAGTGAGTGCATAtcgtgcgtgtgcatgtgtgcgcgaGCGCACTTAGACTATAAATCTTTGTTGATCCCACAAAAGGGGAAATTACCTTGTTGTTGCCATAGCTCCAATAAAACATCAGATATATATTAATAACActaaaaatacacttaaacAATTAACAGCAATCATTTTTGTCCAATGTCTATAAGGCATTGCAGAGTCTAATAGCTGACGGGAAGAAAGATCTGGGAAAGTGCTCCTTCCTGCAACAAGGTGTAAAGGAGCTGCTCAGTACACCCATACaaaggatgatgatgatgatgaagaagaggagtgTCCATGATGGAGTTCAGTTTCTGTAACATTTTACTCTCACCCACCACAGTTACCGATTCTAGGAGACATCCCAGAACGTAGCCGGATCTCCGCTCCAGTTTGTTGATCCTCTTCTTGTTCCTGTTTGTGCATTCACACCTCCAGCAGCTCAAACCATAGAAGAGGGCAGACGCAACAATGCCATCATTAAAAAGAGTCCTGAAAACTCAGGAGAACCCCAGTCTCCTCAGTATCTCCTGCGATCTGGGATTGCTTCTCCAGCGGCATGTTGTTGTTGCCAAGCAACAACAGCTGACCGTGTAGACGATGTACCCACAGACCGCTTCAGACCCAGAAAGTGGGGGATAAATAGTCCAAAGGACTAGCAGGCACGCCACTGCACttgtgtaaaaaacaacaattctgtcaaaaaacagaataataattagagaaaaaaaaaaacgaaactaaagaaaaacaagcaagcCAACACAGATCTATGGTAACTGCCAGCTTGTTGTAGCATTGGTGTCTGTATTTGCGTGCGTGTATTTGTACGTGTGCATGCGTCTTTTAGAAAGTGTTTGTGTCTCCATGTTTACCTGCAAAAGTTTTCTCACCCCCCTCTCAAATCTTTCCTGTCCCTCAGGCCATCTGTTTTGGACAACTTTGCTCTCCTCTCGGGTCAGCTGAACACCATCAACAAGCTGCTGAGGAACGAGAAGACCCCAGCTTTCCGGAGTCAGGTCATCATCCCGCTGCTCCTGTCTCCTGACCGGGATGAGGATTTAGCTGTGAGTGTCGCCGCAACATTTGCAGGCTGTCCTGTGTGGTGAAAGACCTCTAACTATCCTGtccacccccacacccccctCAGAAACTCACAGAGCAACGCGTCCCGGTGTTCAGTCACGAGATTGTGCCAGATCACTTGAGGACCAAGCCTGACCCCGAGGTGGAAGAGCAGGAGAAGCAGCTGAGTGCAGAGGCGGTCAGGATTGGTCCTGAGTTGGCTCAGGTCAGGAGGCGCATGGATGTTTGTTATCTGTTGTCTGTGCTCAGAAGGTGTTTAGTGTTTGTCTGTGCTAATCCACAGAAGCATATCCAGGCTCTGAACAAGCTGTGTTCCAAccttctggagaagctgaacaACCCTCGAGAGGACAGAGAGGGAGATGCTTCTGGTGGGTCGCTCGTTTGTGTAAATCCCTT comes from Oryzias latipes chromosome 4, ASM223467v1 and encodes:
- the tmco1 gene encoding calcium load-activated calcium channel; protein product: MSTMFADTILIVFISVCTALLAEGITWVLVYRTEKYKRLKAEVEKQSKKLEKKKETITESAGRQQKKKIERQEEKLKNNNRDLSMVRMKSMFAIGFCFTALMGMFNSIFDGRVVAKLPFVPLSYIQGLSHRNLLGEDYTDCSFIFLYILCTMSIRQNIQKMLGLAPSRAATKQAGGFLGPPPQAAKFS
- the aldh9a1 gene encoding aldehyde dehydrogenase family 9 member A1 (The RefSeq protein has 5 substitutions compared to this genomic sequence); the protein is MSLATLDSMGGASTGSVTVTEQLNFWAGRRVGGRNSEHAEPVFEPATGRVLCQMVPCGAEEVDEAIMSAHAAYVQWSKKSGTERARVMLEAARIIRERREKIAKLEVINNGKSITEALVDIDVAWQCIEYYAGVAGTLAGQHFQLPGGAFAYTRREPLGVCVGIGAWNYPFQIAACKSAPALACGNAMVFKPSPFTPVTAVILAEIYKEAGVPDGLFCVVQGGAETGSLLCNHPKVAKVSFTGSVPTGKKVMEMSAKGVKQVTLELGGKSPLIIFKDCDLENAVKGALMANFLTQGQVCCNGTRVFVHKDILPQFLEEVVKRTKAIAVGDPLLDSTRMGALITKPHLEKVLGFVRQAKKEGGRVLCGGEPFVPSDPKLKGGYFMSPCILDNCRDDMTCVKEEIFGPVMSVLPFDTEEEVIRRANNTTFGLASGVFTRDISRAHRVAASLEAGTCFINNYNISPVEVPFGGYKMSGFGRENGQVTIEYYSQLKTVVVETGDVENYF
- the med8 gene encoding mediator of RNA polymerase II transcription subunit 8 isoform X1, producing MQQREEKQLETAVESLISRVAHVKNALSSFIYKLENEYERLTWPSVLDNFALLSGQLNTINKLLRNEKTPAFRSQVIIPLLLSPDRDEDLAKLTEQRVPVFSHEIVPDHLRTKPDPEVEEQEKQLSAEAVRIGPELAQKHIQALNKLCSNLLEKLNNPREDREGDASAVRQNKASFNPTDTSALVAAVAFGKGLSKCRPPGPVAPGHPGQGPMMSGGPTLQQVTIGGGSNQQAGMGGPGAPQQQGQPGKMPSSIKTNIKSASGSIHPYNR
- the med8 gene encoding mediator of RNA polymerase II transcription subunit 8 isoform X2 produces the protein MQQREEKQLETAVESLISRVAHVKNALSSFIYKLENEYERLTWPSVLDNFALLSGQLNTINKLLRNEKTPAFRSQVIIPLLLSPDRDEDLAKLTEQRVPVFSHEIVPDHLRTKPDPEVEEQEKQLSAEAVRIGPELAQKHIQALNKLCSNLLEKLNNPREDREGDASVRQNKASFNPTDTSALVAAVAFGKGLSKCRPPGPVAPGHPGQGPMMSGGPTLQQVTIGGGSNQQAGMGGPGAPQQQGQPGKMPSSIKTNIKSASGSIHPYNR